The Macaca fascicularis isolate 582-1 chromosome 1, T2T-MFA8v1.1 genome includes a window with the following:
- the OR10J5 gene encoding LOW QUALITY PROTEIN: olfactory receptor 10J5 (The sequence of the model RefSeq protein was modified relative to this genomic sequence to represent the inferred CDS: inserted 1 base in 1 codon; substituted 2 bases at 2 genomic stop codons), with protein sequence MQRKNFTEVTEFIFLGFSSLGKHQITISGVFLTVCILTLAGNIIIVTIVCIDHHLHTPMCFFLSMLASSEMVYTLVIVPXLLCSLIFHNQRISLAGCTTQMFFFVILAINNCFLLTAMGYDCYVAVCRPLRYTVIISKGLCAQLVCGSFGIGXMAVLHVTVMFSLPFCGTVVDHFFCDIYPVMKLSCIDITINEIINYGVSXFVIFVPIGLIFTSYVLIISFILKIASTEGWKKTFATCASHLTVVIVHRGCSSTTYLKPKSENSTEQDLLLSVTYTIIAPLLNPVFYSLRNKEVKDALCRVVGRNIS encoded by the exons ATGCAGAGAAAGAACTTCACAGAAGTGACAGAATTCATCTTCTTGGGATTCTCTAGTTTGGGAAAGCATCAGATAACCATCTCTGGGGTTTTCCTAACTGTCTGCATTTTAACTCTGGCTGGTAACATCATCATTGTGACTATCGTCTGCATTGACCATCATCTCCACACTCCCATGTGTTTCTTCCTAAGCATGCTGGCTAGTTCAGAGATGGTGTACACACTGGTTATTGTGCCATGATTGCTTTGCAGCCTCATTTTTCATAACCAGCGTATCTCCTTGGCAGGCTGCACAACccaaatgttcttttttgttaTCTTGGCCATTAATAATTGCTTCCTGCTTACTGCAATGGGCTATGACTGCTATGTGGCTGTCTGCAGGCCCCTGAGGTACACTGTCATCATCAGCAAGGGCCTATGTGCCCAGCTGGTGTGTGGGTCCTTTGGCATTG GTATGGCAGTTCTCCATGTGACAGTCATGTTCAGTTTGCCCTTCTGTGGCACAGTAGTGGACCACTTCTTTTGTGACATTTACCCAGTCATGAAACTTTCTTGCATTGATATCACTATCAATGAGATAATAAATTATGGTGTAAGTTAATTTGTGATTTTTGTGCCCATAGGCCTGATATTTACCTCCTATGTCCTCATCATCTCTTTCATCCTTAAAATTGCCTCAACTGAGGGCTGGAAGAAGACCTTTGCCACCTGTGCCTCCCACCTCACTGTGGTCATTGTCCACCGTGGCTGTTCCTCCACTACCTACCTCAAGCCCAAGTCAGAAAACTCTACAGAACAAGACCTCCTTCTGTCAGTGACCTACACCATCATTGCTCCCCTGCTGAACCCTGTTTTTTACAGTCTGAGAAACAAGGAGGTCAAGGATGCTCTATGCAGAGTTGTGGGCAGAAATATTTCTTAA